Proteins found in one Rhodobacter capsulatus SB 1003 genomic segment:
- a CDS encoding electron transfer flavoprotein-ubiquinone oxidoreductase: MAEIERESMEYDVVIVGAGPSGLSAAIRLKQIDPDLTVVVLEKGSEVGAHILSGAVLDPRGLNKLIPDWKEKGAPIKTPVKEDNFFLLSAAGQTRIPNWPMPKLMSNHGNYIVSMANVCRWLAEQAEALGVEIFPGMACSELVWDTDAAGNTRVAGVVAGEMGLAADGTPGPNYEPGMELRGKYVFLAEGVRGSLSKQLIERYNLSDGKCPQKFGIGMKEIWEIDPKKHREGTVSHTMGWPLDHNAGGGSFIYHIENNQIYIGLVVHLNYQNPYLYPYMEFQRFKHHPMVAQLLEGGKRVAYGARAISEGGWQSIPKLTVPGAALLGCSAGFVNVPRIKGNHNAMLSGIAAAEAAARAIKAGREGDELVDYEADVRSGAIAKDLIPVRNVKPMWSWWGIWASMFLGGLDMWTNSLLGFSFFGTLKHKKTDAAHTGLAKDFAPIDYPKPDGKISFDRLTNVSFAFTNHEESQPCHLRLKDAAIPLTVNLRDYAEPAQRYCPAGVYEVLGEGDQAKFQINFQNCVHCKTCDIKDPSQNITWTTPQGGDGPNYPNM; this comes from the coding sequence ATGGCCGAGATCGAACGCGAGTCGATGGAATACGATGTGGTGATCGTGGGGGCCGGTCCGTCGGGGCTTTCTGCGGCGATCCGGCTCAAGCAGATCGACCCGGATCTGACCGTGGTCGTGCTGGAAAAGGGCTCGGAGGTCGGCGCGCATATCCTTTCGGGCGCGGTTCTGGACCCGCGCGGGCTGAACAAGCTGATCCCGGACTGGAAGGAAAAGGGCGCACCGATCAAGACGCCGGTCAAGGAAGACAATTTCTTCCTGCTCTCGGCCGCCGGGCAGACCCGCATCCCGAACTGGCCGATGCCGAAGCTGATGTCGAATCACGGCAATTACATCGTCTCGATGGCGAATGTCTGCCGCTGGCTGGCCGAACAGGCCGAGGCGCTGGGGGTGGAGATCTTCCCGGGCATGGCCTGCTCGGAACTGGTCTGGGACACGGATGCCGCGGGCAACACCCGCGTTGCCGGGGTCGTCGCCGGGGAAATGGGGCTGGCCGCCGATGGCACGCCCGGGCCGAATTACGAACCCGGGATGGAGCTGCGCGGCAAATATGTCTTCCTGGCCGAAGGGGTGCGCGGCTCGCTCTCCAAGCAGCTGATCGAGCGCTACAACCTCTCCGATGGCAAATGCCCGCAGAAATTCGGCATCGGCATGAAGGAAATCTGGGAGATCGACCCGAAGAAGCACCGCGAGGGCACCGTCAGCCACACGATGGGCTGGCCGCTTGACCACAATGCCGGTGGCGGGTCCTTCATCTATCACATCGAGAACAATCAGATTTACATCGGGCTGGTGGTGCATCTGAACTACCAGAACCCCTATCTCTACCCCTACATGGAATTCCAGCGCTTCAAGCATCACCCGATGGTGGCGCAGCTGCTGGAGGGCGGCAAGCGCGTGGCTTACGGCGCGCGGGCGATTTCCGAGGGTGGCTGGCAGTCGATCCCGAAACTGACCGTGCCGGGGGCGGCGCTTCTGGGCTGCTCGGCGGGGTTCGTGAACGTGCCGCGGATCAAGGGCAACCACAATGCGATGCTTTCGGGCATTGCCGCCGCCGAGGCCGCGGCGCGGGCGATCAAGGCCGGGCGCGAAGGCGACGAGCTGGTGGATTACGAGGCCGATGTCCGCTCGGGCGCGATCGCCAAGGATCTGATCCCGGTGCGCAACGTCAAGCCGATGTGGTCCTGGTGGGGGATCTGGGCCTCGATGTTCCTCGGCGGGCTCGACATGTGGACGAATTCGCTGCTGGGCTTTTCCTTCTTCGGCACGCTCAAGCACAAGAAGACCGACGCCGCCCATACCGGGCTGGCCAAGGATTTCGCGCCGATCGACTATCCGAAACCCGATGGCAAGATCAGCTTCGACCGGCTGACCAATGTCAGCTTCGCCTTTACCAACCACGAGGAAAGCCAGCCCTGCCACCTGCGGCTGAAGGATGCCGCGATCCCGCTGACGGTGAACCTGCGCGACTATGCCGAACCGGCGCAGCGCTACTGCCCGGCGGGCGTCTACGAGGTGCTGGGCGAGGGCGATCAGGCGAAGTTCCAGATCAACTTCCAGAACTGCGTCCATTGCAAGACCTGCGACATCAAGGACCCGTCGCAGAACATCACCTGGACCACGCCGCAGGGCGGCGACGGGCCGAACTATCCCAACATGTGA
- the greA gene encoding transcription elongation factor GreA, whose protein sequence is MEKIPMTRAGYDVLDEELKTLKSVERPAVIKAIAEAREHGDLSENAEYHAAREKQSFVEGRIKELESILGRAEVIDTVKLSGSIKFGATVTLVDEDTEEERTYQIVGEHEADLERGLLNIKSPLARALIGKDEGDSVEVRTPGGQRSYEILSVRFL, encoded by the coding sequence ATGGAAAAGATACCGATGACGCGCGCCGGCTACGACGTGCTCGACGAGGAACTGAAAACGCTGAAGTCCGTGGAACGGCCCGCCGTGATCAAGGCGATTGCCGAAGCCCGCGAACATGGCGATCTGTCCGAAAACGCCGAGTATCACGCCGCCCGCGAAAAGCAGAGCTTCGTCGAGGGCCGGATCAAGGAACTCGAATCGATTCTGGGCCGCGCCGAGGTGATCGACACGGTGAAGCTGTCGGGCTCGATCAAATTCGGGGCCACGGTGACGCTGGTCGACGAGGACACCGAGGAAGAACGCACCTATCAGATCGTCGGCGAACACGAGGCCGATCTGGAACGCGGTCTTCTGAACATCAAGTCGCCGCTGGCCCGCGCGCTGATCGGCAAGGACGAAGGCGACAGCGTCGAGGTCCGCACCCCGGGCGGGCAGCGCAGTTATGAAATCCTGTCGGTCCGTTTCCTGTAA
- a CDS encoding tryptophanase — protein sequence MVVKFFGGETVPLEMHKVRVVQKLTLAPIEERLKAIAAAGNNTFLLQNRDIFMDMLTDSGVNAMSDRQMAAMMVADDSYAGSATYEKFAAKLVELFGMDFILPTHQGRACENILSQVLVKPGTIVPMNYHFTTTKAHIVLNGGTVEEIPHDRGLEVTSTHPFKGDMDIAKLEALVATHGAQKIAFVRMEAGTNLIGGQPISLANLREIRAACDRHGMIFVLDASLLADNLWFNKTREESCKDLSIAEITRQIADLCDVIYFSARKLGCARGGAICIRSEALYRKMRVLVPLYEGFLTYGGMSVREIEALTVGLEETMDVDMISQGPLFIDYMVRELDKRGVPVITPPGGLGCHIDVMRFLPHIPQAQYPAGALASALFIASGIRGMERGSLSEQRNPDGTEVYSNMELLRLAMPRRVFTLSQVKYAIDRIDWLYQNRDLVGGLVFVEEPEILRFFYGRLDPVGDWQQKLAAKFRADFGDSL from the coding sequence ATGGTCGTGAAATTCTTTGGCGGCGAGACCGTGCCGCTGGAAATGCACAAGGTGCGGGTGGTGCAAAAGCTCACCCTTGCGCCGATCGAGGAGCGGCTGAAAGCCATCGCCGCGGCGGGCAACAACACCTTCCTGCTGCAAAACCGCGATATCTTCATGGACATGCTGACCGACAGCGGCGTCAACGCGATGTCCGACCGGCAGATGGCGGCGATGATGGTCGCCGACGACAGCTATGCCGGATCCGCCACCTACGAGAAATTCGCGGCGAAGCTCGTCGAGCTTTTCGGGATGGACTTCATCCTGCCCACCCACCAGGGCCGCGCCTGCGAAAACATCCTGTCCCAGGTGCTGGTGAAGCCGGGCACGATCGTGCCGATGAACTACCATTTCACCACCACCAAGGCGCATATCGTTCTGAACGGCGGCACGGTCGAGGAAATCCCCCATGACCGCGGCCTCGAGGTCACCTCGACCCATCCGTTCAAGGGCGACATGGACATTGCCAAGCTCGAGGCGCTGGTGGCCACCCATGGCGCGCAGAAGATCGCCTTCGTGCGGATGGAGGCGGGGACGAACCTGATCGGCGGGCAGCCGATCTCGCTTGCCAACCTGCGCGAAATCCGCGCCGCCTGCGACAGGCACGGGATGATCTTCGTTCTGGATGCCTCGCTTCTGGCCGACAACCTGTGGTTCAACAAGACCCGCGAGGAAAGCTGCAAGGATCTGAGCATTGCCGAGATCACCCGGCAGATCGCCGATCTGTGCGACGTGATCTATTTCTCGGCGCGCAAACTGGGCTGTGCGCGGGGCGGCGCCATCTGCATCCGCTCCGAGGCGCTTTACCGCAAGATGCGGGTGCTGGTGCCGCTTTACGAGGGCTTTTTGACCTATGGCGGCATGTCGGTGCGCGAAATCGAGGCGCTGACCGTGGGGCTTGAAGAAACCATGGACGTGGACATGATTTCGCAAGGGCCGCTCTTCATCGATTACATGGTGCGCGAACTCGACAAGCGCGGCGTGCCCGTCATCACCCCGCCCGGGGGGCTGGGCTGCCATATCGACGTGATGCGCTTCCTGCCGCATATCCCGCAGGCGCAATATCCGGCCGGGGCGCTGGCCTCGGCGCTGTTCATCGCGTCGGGCATCCGCGGGATGGAGCGCGGCTCGCTGTCGGAACAGCGCAACCCCGACGGCACGGAGGTCTATTCCAACATGGAGCTGTTGCGCCTCGCGATGCCGCGGCGCGTCTTCACGCTGTCTCAGGTCAAATATGCCATCGACCGGATCGACTGGCTTTATCAGAACCGCGATCTGGTGGGCGGGCTGGTCTTTGTCGAGGAACCGGAAATCCTGCGCTTCTTCTACGGGCGGCTCGATCCGGTGGGCGACTGGCAGCAGAAACTGGCGGCGAAGTTCCGCGCCGATTTCGGCGACAGCCTGTAA
- a CDS encoding acetyl-CoA C-acetyltransferase → MTEAYIYDACRTPRGKGRADGSLHEVTSVALSARLLDAVAERNGLTGPAVEDVIWGNVTQVGEQGGCLARSAVLLSGLDESIPGLSINRFCASGMEAVNLAANQVKAGAGAAYIAGGVEMMSRVAMGSDGAAIAVDPSLAMKTYFVPQGISADIIATEYGFTREMADALAVESQRRAAEAWAEGRFAKSIVPVKDQNGLTILDRDEYLRPGTTLEDLAKLKPAFKDMGEVMPGFDKVAMLKYPHLERIEHIHHAGNSSGIVDGAAAVLIGSKEFGEAHGLKPRARIRATAKIGTDPTIMLTGPVPVTEKILRDSGMSIADIDLFEVNEAFAAVVLRFMQAFDVGQDRVNVNGGAMALGHPLGATGAIIIGTLLDELERRDLSTGLATLCIASGMGAATIIERV, encoded by the coding sequence ATGACCGAAGCCTATATCTATGACGCCTGCCGCACGCCGCGGGGCAAGGGGCGCGCTGACGGCAGCCTGCATGAAGTGACCTCTGTCGCGCTGTCGGCGCGGCTTCTGGATGCGGTGGCGGAACGCAATGGCCTGACGGGTCCTGCGGTCGAGGATGTGATCTGGGGCAATGTCACCCAGGTGGGCGAGCAGGGCGGCTGTCTGGCCCGGTCTGCGGTGCTGCTTTCGGGGCTCGATGAATCGATCCCCGGTCTTTCGATCAACCGCTTTTGCGCCAGCGGCATGGAGGCGGTGAACCTGGCCGCCAATCAGGTCAAGGCGGGGGCGGGCGCGGCCTATATCGCGGGCGGGGTCGAGATGATGAGCCGCGTTGCCATGGGCTCGGACGGGGCGGCGATCGCCGTCGATCCGTCGCTTGCGATGAAGACCTATTTCGTGCCGCAGGGGATTTCCGCCGATATCATCGCCACCGAATACGGGTTTACCCGCGAGATGGCCGATGCGCTGGCGGTCGAAAGCCAGCGCCGCGCCGCCGAGGCCTGGGCCGAGGGGCGTTTCGCGAAATCCATCGTGCCGGTGAAGGATCAGAACGGGCTGACGATTCTGGACCGCGACGAATATCTGCGCCCCGGCACGACGCTGGAGGATCTGGCCAAGCTCAAGCCCGCCTTCAAGGACATGGGCGAGGTGATGCCGGGCTTCGACAAGGTGGCGATGCTGAAATATCCGCATCTGGAGCGCATCGAGCATATCCACCATGCGGGGAACTCTTCGGGCATCGTCGATGGGGCGGCGGCGGTGCTGATCGGCTCGAAGGAGTTCGGCGAGGCGCATGGGTTGAAGCCGCGCGCCCGCATCCGCGCCACCGCGAAGATCGGCACCGATCCGACGATCATGCTGACCGGCCCGGTGCCCGTCACCGAAAAGATCCTGCGCGACAGCGGCATGAGCATTGCCGACATCGACCTTTTCGAAGTGAACGAGGCCTTTGCCGCAGTTGTTCTGCGCTTCATGCAGGCCTTTGACGTCGGTCAGGACCGGGTCAACGTGAACGGCGGCGCGATGGCGCTGGGTCATCCCTTGGGCGCGACGGGGGCGATCATCATCGGCACGCTGCTGGACGAGCTGGAACGCCGCGATCTGTCCACCGGGCTTGCGACGCTCTGCATCGCTTCCGGCATGGGCGCGGCCACGATCATCGAGAGGGTCTGA
- a CDS encoding cupin domain-containing protein, translated as MPKLDLARAPVKTGSIYPAPYAAQMAGRSSIRLGDLAGLTQFGVNIVTLEPGAAASLRHWHLREDEFAMVLEGRLTLIEDAGETEMHPGDCAAWKAGVANGHRFVNRADAPGKFLVVGTKAAEEVATYSDVDMQIHIAGGKARFTYHDGSDWAGPRDLAPKGESK; from the coding sequence ATGCCGAAGCTCGACCTTGCCCGGGCGCCGGTCAAGACCGGCTCGATCTACCCCGCGCCTTACGCGGCACAGATGGCCGGGCGGTCCTCGATCCGGCTGGGTGATCTGGCCGGGCTGACGCAATTCGGCGTCAATATCGTGACGCTGGAACCGGGCGCCGCGGCGTCCTTGCGGCACTGGCACCTGCGCGAGGATGAATTCGCGATGGTGCTCGAAGGCCGTCTGACGCTGATCGAGGACGCGGGCGAGACCGAGATGCACCCGGGCGATTGCGCGGCGTGGAAGGCCGGGGTGGCGAACGGGCATCGCTTCGTCAACCGCGCCGACGCGCCCGGGAAATTTCTGGTCGTCGGGACCAAGGCCGCCGAGGAGGTGGCGACCTATTCCGACGTCGACATGCAGATTCACATTGCGGGCGGCAAGGCCCGCTTCACCTACCATGACGGCAGCGACTGGGCGGGCCCCCGCGACCTTGCGCCGAAGGGAGAGAGCAAATGA
- a CDS encoding 3-hydroxyacyl-CoA dehydrogenase NAD-binding domain-containing protein: protein MTDFTCDLGADGVAVITWDVPGKSMNVMSLEGFAQLSALVDGCLADPACKGIVLTSGKKDFAGGMDLNVIAKMREGGAEAIFAGVMQMHAVLRKIERAGMDPKTLKGGKPIACVLPGTALGIGLELPLSCHRIFAAENPKAKIGLPEIMVGIFPGAGGTTRLVRKMGAMMAAPFLLEGKLSDPKAAKAAGIIDEVSADPMAAARDWVLNATEADLVKPWDAKGYKMPGGAPYHPAGFMTYVGASAMVSAKTMGVYPAAKALLSAVYEGALVPFDQALRIEARWFTKVLMNPSSTAMIRSLFINKEALEKGANRPKVADQSVKKLGVLGAGMMGAGIAYVSANAGIEVVLIDASQEAAERGKAYATGILDKGIQRRKVTEAKKAEVLGRITATTDYAALAGCDLVVEAVFEDPAVKAEVTAKAEAVIPETAIFATNTSTLPISGLAKASQRPAHFIGIHFFSPVDKMNLVEIIKGKDTGEVAVAKALDFVRAIRKTPIVVNDARFFYANRCIIPYINEGIRMVAEGVNPVLIENAAKLVGMPLGPLQLVDETSIDLGVKIAKATKAAMGEAYPDGAVDAVVFWMAEQGRLGKKADAGFYTYDAGKRGGMWEGLAAQYPRAAAQPELSHVQHRLLMVQVLEAVRAFEQGVLTDIREGDVGAILGWGFAPWSGGPFAWLDILGAARAVEICDALSARYGARFETPALLRDIAAKGDSFHARFGGGAAAKAA from the coding sequence ATGACCGATTTCACCTGTGATCTGGGCGCCGATGGCGTGGCCGTCATCACCTGGGACGTGCCCGGCAAGTCGATGAACGTGATGAGCCTTGAGGGCTTTGCCCAGCTCAGCGCGCTTGTCGACGGCTGTCTGGCCGATCCCGCCTGCAAGGGCATCGTGCTGACCAGCGGCAAGAAGGATTTCGCCGGTGGCATGGATCTGAACGTCATTGCCAAGATGCGCGAAGGCGGGGCGGAGGCGATCTTTGCAGGCGTGATGCAGATGCATGCCGTGCTGCGCAAGATCGAACGCGCCGGGATGGACCCGAAGACGCTGAAAGGGGGCAAGCCGATCGCCTGCGTCCTGCCGGGCACGGCGCTGGGCATCGGGCTTGAGCTGCCGCTGTCGTGCCACCGCATCTTTGCCGCCGAGAATCCGAAGGCGAAGATCGGCCTGCCGGAAATCATGGTCGGCATCTTCCCCGGCGCGGGCGGCACGACGCGGCTGGTGCGGAAGATGGGCGCGATGATGGCGGCGCCGTTCCTCTTGGAAGGCAAGCTCTCCGACCCGAAAGCCGCGAAAGCGGCGGGGATCATCGACGAGGTCTCCGCCGATCCGATGGCCGCCGCGCGGGACTGGGTCTTGAACGCGACCGAGGCCGATCTGGTCAAGCCCTGGGATGCCAAGGGCTACAAGATGCCCGGCGGCGCCCCCTATCACCCCGCGGGTTTCATGACCTATGTCGGCGCTTCCGCCATGGTGTCGGCGAAGACGATGGGGGTCTATCCGGCCGCCAAGGCGCTGCTGAGCGCGGTCTATGAAGGGGCGCTCGTGCCCTTTGATCAGGCGCTGCGGATCGAGGCGCGCTGGTTCACCAAGGTGCTGATGAACCCGTCCTCGACGGCGATGATCCGGTCGCTTTTCATCAACAAGGAAGCGCTGGAAAAAGGCGCGAACCGGCCCAAGGTCGCCGATCAGTCGGTGAAGAAGCTGGGCGTTCTGGGCGCGGGCATGATGGGGGCGGGCATCGCCTATGTGTCGGCCAATGCGGGCATCGAAGTGGTGCTGATCGACGCCAGCCAGGAGGCGGCCGAGCGGGGCAAGGCCTATGCGACCGGCATCCTCGACAAGGGCATCCAAAGGCGCAAGGTGACCGAGGCGAAAAAGGCCGAGGTTCTGGGCCGCATCACCGCCACCACCGATTACGCGGCGCTCGCGGGCTGCGATCTGGTCGTGGAAGCCGTCTTCGAAGACCCGGCCGTCAAGGCCGAGGTGACGGCGAAGGCCGAGGCGGTGATCCCCGAGACCGCGATCTTTGCCACCAACACCTCGACCCTGCCGATTTCGGGTCTGGCCAAGGCCAGCCAACGCCCGGCGCATTTCATCGGCATCCATTTCTTCAGCCCGGTCGACAAGATGAACCTTGTCGAGATCATCAAGGGCAAGGACACCGGCGAGGTCGCCGTGGCAAAGGCGCTCGATTTCGTCCGCGCCATCCGCAAGACGCCCATCGTCGTCAATGACGCCCGCTTCTTCTACGCCAACCGCTGCATCATCCCCTATATCAACGAGGGCATCCGCATGGTGGCCGAGGGGGTGAACCCGGTCCTGATCGAGAATGCGGCGAAGCTGGTCGGCATGCCGCTCGGTCCGCTGCAGCTGGTCGATGAAACCTCGATCGATCTCGGCGTGAAGATCGCCAAGGCGACCAAGGCCGCGATGGGCGAGGCCTATCCCGACGGCGCGGTCGATGCGGTGGTGTTCTGGATGGCGGAACAGGGGCGGCTTGGCAAAAAGGCCGATGCGGGCTTCTACACCTACGACGCGGGCAAGCGCGGCGGCATGTGGGAGGGGCTTGCGGCGCAGTATCCTCGCGCGGCGGCGCAACCCGAGCTGAGCCATGTGCAGCATCGGCTGCTGATGGTGCAGGTGCTGGAGGCCGTGCGCGCCTTTGAACAGGGCGTCCTGACCGATATCCGCGAAGGCGATGTCGGCGCGATCCTGGGCTGGGGCTTTGCGCCCTGGTCGGGCGGCCCCTTCGCCTGGCTCGACATTCTGGGCGCGGCCCGGGCGGTCGAGATCTGCGACGCGCTCTCGGCCCGATACGGCGCCCGCTTCGAGACCCCGGCGCTCTTGCGCGACATCGCCGCCAAGGGCGACAGTTTCCACGCCCGTTTCGGCGGCGGCGCGGCGGCGAAAGCGGCCTGA
- a CDS encoding M3 family metallopeptidase, whose product MTNPVLAEGLGPFALPDFAAITDADFGPAFETALTEARAKIAAIATNPQPPSFANTIEALEMAEALLDRVAGIFYNLSGADSTPAREALMRDLAPKMAGFASEVTMNRPLFARIETLWATRGDLDLSPEQARVLELYHKMFVRSGAALAGADAARMTEIKERLAVLSTAFSQNLLADERDWFRPLTEDELEGLPEFVVAAAKAAGVERGQEGPVLTLNRSLIVPFLQFSPRRDLRELAYEAWVARGANGGATDNRLIAAEILNLREERAKLLGYDSFAAYKLDPEMAKTPETVRDLLMRVWTPAKAAAEADAAKLTAMMHADGLNGDLEAWDWRYYSEKRRVAEHDFDEAALKPYLSLDAMLAAMFDTAHRLFGLDFRPIEGPFYHPDVRGWEVSRKGRHIAVFLGDYFARPSKRSGAWCSAMRSQKKLGGETRPIVVNVCNFAKGDPCLLSYDDARTLFHEFGHALHQMLSDVTYQFVSGTSVARDFVELPSQLYEHWLEVPEVLERHARHWQTGETMPKTLRDKLLAAATYDQGFLTVEFVASALVDLAFHEGAAPADPMALQAQVLAEIGMPKAIRMRHATPHFGHVFSGDGYSAGYYSYMWSEVMDADAFAAFEETGDAFDPATAERLERCILSVGGSVPADAAWLAFRGKTPGVEALLKGRGLLEA is encoded by the coding sequence ATGACAAATCCCGTTCTGGCCGAGGGCCTTGGCCCTTTCGCGCTGCCCGATTTCGCCGCGATCACCGATGCCGATTTCGGCCCGGCCTTTGAAACCGCGCTGACCGAAGCCCGCGCGAAGATTGCCGCCATCGCCACCAACCCGCAGCCGCCGAGTTTCGCCAATACGATCGAAGCGCTGGAAATGGCCGAAGCCCTGCTCGACCGGGTGGCGGGGATTTTCTACAACCTCTCGGGCGCCGACAGCACCCCCGCGCGCGAGGCGCTGATGCGCGATCTCGCGCCGAAAATGGCCGGTTTCGCCTCGGAAGTGACGATGAACCGGCCGCTCTTTGCCCGGATCGAAACGCTTTGGGCGACGCGCGGGGATCTGGATCTGAGCCCGGAACAGGCCCGGGTGCTGGAGCTTTATCACAAGATGTTCGTGCGCTCGGGCGCGGCGCTTGCGGGCGCGGATGCCGCGCGGATGACCGAGATCAAGGAACGGCTGGCGGTTCTGTCCACGGCCTTTTCGCAGAACCTGTTGGCGGACGAACGCGACTGGTTCCGGCCCCTGACCGAGGACGAGCTGGAAGGCCTGCCCGAATTTGTCGTGGCCGCGGCCAAGGCGGCGGGGGTGGAGCGTGGGCAGGAGGGGCCGGTGCTGACGCTGAACCGCTCGCTGATCGTGCCGTTCCTGCAGTTTTCGCCCCGCCGCGATCTGCGCGAACTGGCCTATGAGGCCTGGGTCGCCCGCGGCGCCAATGGCGGGGCGACCGACAACCGGCTGATTGCGGCGGAAATCCTGAACCTGCGCGAGGAACGGGCGAAGCTTCTGGGCTATGACAGTTTCGCCGCCTACAAGCTTGACCCCGAGATGGCGAAGACGCCGGAAACTGTCCGCGATCTCCTGATGCGGGTCTGGACCCCGGCCAAGGCCGCGGCCGAGGCCGATGCGGCGAAACTGACCGCGATGATGCACGCGGACGGCCTCAATGGCGATCTGGAGGCCTGGGACTGGCGCTATTATTCCGAAAAGCGCCGCGTGGCCGAGCATGATTTCGACGAGGCGGCGCTGAAACCCTATCTCTCGCTCGATGCCATGCTGGCGGCGATGTTCGACACTGCGCACCGGCTTTTCGGGCTCGACTTCCGCCCGATCGAGGGGCCGTTCTATCACCCGGACGTGCGCGGCTGGGAAGTGAGCCGCAAGGGCCGCCACATCGCGGTGTTTCTGGGGGATTACTTCGCGCGGCCCTCGAAGCGTTCGGGCGCCTGGTGTTCGGCGATGCGGTCGCAAAAGAAGCTGGGCGGCGAGACGCGGCCGATCGTGGTCAATGTCTGCAACTTCGCCAAGGGCGATCCCTGCCTTTTGTCCTATGACGATGCCCGGACACTTTTCCACGAATTCGGCCATGCCCTGCATCAGATGCTGTCCGATGTGACCTATCAATTCGTTTCGGGCACCTCGGTCGCGCGGGATTTCGTGGAACTGCCGAGCCAGCTTTACGAACACTGGCTGGAGGTGCCCGAGGTGCTGGAGCGGCACGCCCGCCATTGGCAAACGGGCGAAACGATGCCGAAAACCCTGCGCGACAAGCTTTTGGCCGCGGCGACCTATGATCAGGGTTTCCTGACGGTCGAATTCGTCGCCTCGGCTCTGGTCGATCTCGCCTTCCACGAGGGCGCGGCCCCGGCCGATCCGATGGCATTGCAGGCGCAGGTTCTGGCCGAAATCGGCATGCCGAAAGCGATCCGGATGCGCCATGCGACGCCGCATTTCGGCCATGTCTTCAGCGGCGACGGCTATTCCGCGGGCTATTACAGCTACATGTGGTCCGAGGTGATGGATGCCGACGCCTTCGCCGCCTTCGAGGAAACCGGCGACGCTTTCGACCCGGCCACGGCCGAGCGGCTGGAACGCTGCATCCTCTCGGTGGGGGGATCGGTGCCCGCCGATGCGGCCTGGCTGGCCTTTCGCGGCAAGACGCCCGGCGTCGAGGCGCTGCTGAAGGGCCGCGGCCTTTTGGAGGCCTGA
- a CDS encoding cation diffusion facilitator family transporter produces MPYDAPSQKLNLSAGFASVSVAAVLVGLKLWALWATGALSIAASLADSAMDLFVSAAGLAAIVYAARPADDDHTFGHSSVEDLVSLGQAIFVAASGGLILWASVERLMAPSQQLTAEGAGIAVMAVSAGLTAALVLWQRRVARLTGNKVVAADMLHYVGDLLPTLGAILALFLSARFGWSRADSVIAIFAALLMLRGALQIGIASWHALMDRAAPADVVQGIAEIAALWPGVRGYHDLRTRTAGARVFVQLHIELDGAQSLEAAHAIARSLKRAIREAYPQTDVIIHMDVWQA; encoded by the coding sequence ATGCCCTATGATGCCCCCTCGCAGAAACTGAATCTCTCGGCGGGCTTTGCCTCGGTCAGCGTCGCCGCGGTGCTGGTCGGGCTGAAGCTCTGGGCGCTTTGGGCGACCGGGGCGCTGTCGATCGCGGCATCTCTGGCCGATTCGGCGATGGATCTTTTCGTCTCGGCGGCCGGTCTGGCGGCGATCGTCTATGCGGCGCGGCCCGCCGATGACGATCACACCTTCGGACACAGCTCGGTCGAAGATCTGGTCTCGCTCGGCCAGGCGATCTTTGTGGCGGCTTCGGGCGGGCTGATCCTCTGGGCCTCGGTCGAGCGGCTGATGGCGCCGTCGCAGCAGCTGACCGCCGAGGGGGCGGGGATCGCGGTGATGGCGGTTTCGGCCGGGCTGACGGCGGCGCTGGTGCTGTGGCAACGCCGCGTCGCACGGCTGACCGGCAACAAGGTCGTGGCGGCCGACATGCTGCATTACGTGGGCGACCTGCTGCCGACTTTGGGGGCGATTCTGGCGCTGTTTCTTTCGGCCCGGTTCGGCTGGTCGCGGGCCGACAGCGTGATCGCGATTTTCGCGGCGCTTTTGATGCTGCGTGGCGCGCTGCAGATCGGCATCGCCAGCTGGCATGCGCTGATGGACCGCGCCGCCCCCGCCGATGTGGTGCAGGGCATCGCCGAGATCGCCGCGCTCTGGCCCGGGGTGCGCGGCTATCACGACCTGCGCACCCGCACCGCCGGGGCGCGGGTCTTCGTGCAGCTGCATATCGAACTGGATGGCGCGCAATCGCTCGAGGCCGCGCATGCGATCGCGCGCAGCCTGAAACGCGCGATCCGCGAGGCCTATCCGCAGACCGACGTGATCATCCACATGGATGTCTGGCAAGCCTAG